The Paenibacillus sp. 481 DNA window AGTCCATGACTGTTACAGCAGTACGAGACGATGTTCCCCTTGCCATACGACCGGAGCCTCCATCAGGGGCTTAAACCAGTCTTTTCCATAACGACATTCGTACATGAGTGGGTTCAATACCCGCTCCTGCGGTTTGTCGAGCGGCCACAACGCTAGTTTCAGTCGCTCCCATTGCCGCAAACCAGACTCATGCTGTTTGTGCAGTGCATCGTGCGCACGATTGCGCAAGAAGTCGATCTGCTCCAGCACTTTAGCACGATTCGTATCACCTAGTTTGCCGAGACTAGGCAGCGTGGTGGATAACGCATCTAGCAATTCACCATACTGAGCATCCACATTTGCTTTCATCGCCGCGAATCTCTCATCTAGGCGCAATTCATCTTGCGCTGTAAGCCACTCAGCGCGCTTCTCCGCGTAACGGCTGCAAATATCTTCAGCCGTTAGCTCGTACTTGGTAAGCAGCTTATTCAGCGTGCCTTCCATGCACGTAAAGCTCATGCGTGACCATAGCATTGGCATGCGCATGCGGAACGCATGAAACGCACGCTTCGTCTGCGCCCAGTAGGCCAGTTCACCTGGGCCAAGTACAGTCGCGAGCACAGGGAATAAATATTCTTGCATCAATGGACGCGTAAGTACATTGTTGCTAAATTGCTCAGGGTGCTGATCCAAATGCAGCAGCAGCTGTTCCTTATCCCAGCTTACCGTACCGCTGCGATCCTGAAAGAGGTCACCTTCTTTATATAGCAAGCGCCGTTCCCCTTCGTGTACAACGAATAAGTTGGCACTGTTTCTACCGCGTTCTGCCTGAATAGCGAATCCTTGTGCTGCAATATCCTGCTCACTTGCCAACAATGCCTGCTCCAAACACTCGTTACCTTGGATCAGCGATTGAAACATCGGTTTCTCCAGACGCCGTAACGCTGGGTCATCGGAATCAAGCAAGACAAGACCGTATGGGCCGAACCAGTCGCTTAGCATATGTGCGAAGGCATCTGTCAGCGAAGTCGAACGACGCGCCGTTTGGCGCATTCGCTCCATCAAATCCGGCTTGAACTCGGTAGCTGGCAACCATTCTTCCGCTGCAGTCAGCACTTGCTCCCAATCCGACTCTGTCAGCTTAATACGGCTGACTGGCGCTCGCAGCTCCGTCGGCTTCTCCAACCGTACTCGCTGTAATGCCGGTTCGGCTGAAAGCAGGTAGGCATGGTTAACTTCATCGTAATCATGATCTTCGCCAGCGATCCAAAATACAGGGATTACAGGTCGGCCGAGCTTTTCCTCTGCCTCCTGCGCCATACGGATAATCGAAATCGCTTTATGAACAACGAGCAGCGGTCCCGTAAACAATCCACCTTGCTGCCCACCTACGACAACTACCGCTTCTTCGTTAGCCAATCGATCTAGCGATTGCATAACACGAGGATGATCATTATATACCTTGTTGTAGTTTCTAAGCGTCTCCACCAAGCTAGCGCGATCTGCACGCAAATGGTCGGCATCCTGCAACCACTGCACACGCTGTTCCCAATCTTCATCAGGATGGAATTCGTATAAATTATGAACAATAGACGTTGAACGTTCTATGTATTGTTGAACTAATGCTTGCTGTACCGGAATGTTCATCACGGGCCAATTCATGATAAGCCGCCCTCCATTTCTGTTTCGTATTGATTGTACACAATGCGGCTTGGACCCGTCAAAGCGAAGTTCTCGATACATAAATCATTACATGGTAGATATGTATTTAATTACACCGATTGGCATCAACACAAGATATAGCACAGTAAATGCAAAAAATGAAATACGCCAAATCGTACGCAACAATTTAGGCATATCTACTTTTCCGTATTTACGCTGCTGCAAACTTCCTAATAGTCCTCCCGAGACGAGCAGCAACAGTAAAAACCAATATAGACCGAGCTGAGAGTTAAATATAACGTTATACAATCCCGATACAGATGCAATAAGAAACGCGGTCGTAACGTCCATCGCAACCATAAACGCTTTTTTCCGTGGTCGAACAAAATAAGAAGCTATAAACCATGCAATAATAAAAGGAAAAAACGGCAACACCGAAAAAAGTACAAATGAGTTAGATAACAATTGCCACATTGTATCTAGGCACGCTCCTCTCCCGAAATGTCGCAAGTGCTGTTCAATGCGTGCAAAGCGCAAACTTGAACCGTTACATCGCTTGGATGATACGATATAGCGCTTGCTGCATCGGCACTTGCACATGATGTTGTGCCGCCATACGCAAAATTGCGCCAGTGATGGCATCTATTTCTGTCTTGTTTCCCGCTATGCGATCCTGAAGCATAGATGATGTATTGCGTGCCGTTCGCTCGCAAACCGTCACAATTTGCTCCCAAGCTTCGTGTTCCTTGATAGGAATCTGAGCAGCTGTGAAGACGGCGACGACTTCTGCCAAAATGAGTTTCATTAGCTGTATACGTTCCTCAGTAGCTAACAGTTCCCCATTTTGTATACTTAACACTGTCGTCAGCGGATTGATTACGGCGTTAACGACTAATTTTCGAAACATCATATCTTCGATGTTGTTCGACAAAAATACCTGAAATCCTGCCAAATTCAGCATATTTTTCACAAATCCACTTACCTTTTCATCCGAAACACTCGTTTCACCGATAAACGTCGTCCCCGTACCCGTCCTGCGCACAACGTTGGATCCTTCTCTTTTGGCCGCCTCTGTTGTGACCGCGGCCAATACAAGTGGCCATTCCTTACGCAAACGTTCCAAATGCCCAACACCATTTTGAAAACATACTAGCGTTTCCTTACTAGCATAACGTGGCCATTCAACCAATTGTTTCATAAACGACTCGTCCAGATGCGTTTGCTTGACGAATAACCATAGGCACTCTACTTTTTCATTCATGGAAATAAGCCGTTCTTTAGCCGTTTGAAATGAGTACGTCTCTGGACACGATACAGTCCGCTCTTCACCTTCCAACGACACGATACGAATACCTTCTTCTCTAATGATTCGGGCTTGTTCCTCCGTTCGTGTCCACAGCCGGACCCCGCTAATTTGGGTGTCATGATCGAGAGACTTACCCGCTTCACTCATGGCGTTCGATTCGTTATCTGCATTCAAGGCCAGCAGCAGCTTGGATGTGAACAACAAGCCTAATGAGCCCGCCCCTATAATGTCCAC harbors:
- the bshC gene encoding bacillithiol biosynthesis cysteine-adding enzyme BshC, which encodes MNWPVMNIPVQQALVQQYIERSTSIVHNLYEFHPDEDWEQRVQWLQDADHLRADRASLVETLRNYNKVYNDHPRVMQSLDRLANEEAVVVVGGQQGGLFTGPLLVVHKAISIIRMAQEAEEKLGRPVIPVFWIAGEDHDYDEVNHAYLLSAEPALQRVRLEKPTELRAPVSRIKLTESDWEQVLTAAEEWLPATEFKPDLMERMRQTARRSTSLTDAFAHMLSDWFGPYGLVLLDSDDPALRRLEKPMFQSLIQGNECLEQALLASEQDIAAQGFAIQAERGRNSANLFVVHEGERRLLYKEGDLFQDRSGTVSWDKEQLLLHLDQHPEQFSNNVLTRPLMQEYLFPVLATVLGPGELAYWAQTKRAFHAFRMRMPMLWSRMSFTCMEGTLNKLLTKYELTAEDICSRYAEKRAEWLTAQDELRLDERFAAMKANVDAQYGELLDALSTTLPSLGKLGDTNRAKVLEQIDFLRNRAHDALHKQHESGLRQWERLKLALWPLDKPQERVLNPLMYECRYGKDWFKPLMEAPVVWQGEHRLVLL
- a CDS encoding DUF3397 domain-containing protein; translated protein: MWQLLSNSFVLFSVLPFFPFIIAWFIASYFVRPRKKAFMVAMDVTTAFLIASVSGLYNVIFNSQLGLYWFLLLLLVSGGLLGSLQQRKYGKVDMPKLLRTIWRISFFAFTVLYLVLMPIGVIKYISTM
- a CDS encoding ketopantoate reductase family protein — translated: MKVDIIGAGSLGLLFTSKLLLALNADNESNAMSEAGKSLDHDTQISGVRLWTRTEEQARIIREEGIRIVSLEGEERTVSCPETYSFQTAKERLISMNEKVECLWLFVKQTHLDESFMKQLVEWPRYASKETLVCFQNGVGHLERLRKEWPLVLAAVTTEAAKREGSNVVRRTGTGTTFIGETSVSDEKVSGFVKNMLNLAGFQVFLSNNIEDMMFRKLVVNAVINPLTTVLSIQNGELLATEERIQLMKLILAEVVAVFTAAQIPIKEHEAWEQIVTVCERTARNTSSMLQDRIAGNKTEIDAITGAILRMAAQHHVQVPMQQALYRIIQAM